One part of the Hydra vulgaris chromosome 01, alternate assembly HydraT2T_AEP genome encodes these proteins:
- the LOC136074097 gene encoding uncharacterized protein LOC136074097: MKLAVKLSKRLDQYLCNNHILQCAVRDSFRMTAGMDDALQTCKDLASLTHQSTVAAELLESESDAQEINFRQLRQSTISASQWKSIEGAVETLAPLKEATETWSAESIPTVNTVADSLYLIHDKIDQFIETDGKNGYGVLYAQKSKSCIEKRFPLRHIGNLLSDAANYLNPALKGLQLKLFEKFQITKEWLASQVKDNAECQPIARVLSADLSPNSKLKRKLNVRHETQEPTSELNPILSEMCQYEYLPDAKKDFPILDWWKLHSNTLPELSSLARQILAIPASSNKSERVFSSGGNVVRSSRHNLHPEKVKQIILIRENIVLLEKFGKKFLN; the protein is encoded by the exons ATGAAACTTGCAGTCAAATTGTCAAAGCGCCTTGACCAATACTTGTGCAACAATCATATTTTGCAATGTGCAGTTCGAGACTCATTTCGAATGACTGCTGGAATGGATGATGCGTTGCAAACATGCAAGGATTTGGCTTCTTTAACTCACCAGTCAACAGTTGCAGCTGAGTTGCTTGAATCAGAATCAGACGCTCAAGAAATCAATTTTAGACAATTACGCCAATCT aCCATCAGTGCATCACAGTGGAAATCAATCGAGGGAGCAGTAGAAACTTTGGCACCACTTAAAGAAGCAACAGAAACGTGGTCGGCTGAGTCTATTCCAACAGTTAACACTGTCGCCGATTCTCTTTATTTAATCCATGACAAAATTGATCAATTTATTGAGACGGATGGAAAAAATGGCTACGGTGTCTTGTATGCACAAAAATCGAAAAGCTGCATTGAGAAAAGATTTCCTCTTCGTCACATTGGAAACTTATTGAGTGATGCAGCAAACTACTTAAATCCTGCTTTAAAGGGACTTCAGTTGAAGCTCTtcgaaaaatttcaaataacaaaAGAATGGTTAGCTTCACAGGTTAAGGATAATGCTGAGTGCCAACCTATTGCCAGAGTCCTTTCAGCGGATTTGTCCCCTAATTCAAAACTGAAGCGCAAGTTAAACGTCAGACATGAAACACAAGAGCCAACATCTGAACTGAATCCTATTTTGAGCGAAATGTGCCAGTATGAATATCTCCCTGATGCCAAAAAAGACTTTCCGATTCTTGATTGGTGGAAATTGCATTCGAATACACTGCCTGAACTCTCTTCATTAGCTAGACAAATTTTAGCTATTCCAGCAAGTTCAAATAAATCAGAGAGAGTTTTTAGCTCAGGTGGAAATGTCGTCCGATCATCCAGACACAACTTACACCcagaaaaagtaaaacaaatcaTCTTAATCAGAGAAAACATTGTCTTGTTGGAAAAGTTTGGcaaaaaatttctgaattaa